The following proteins are co-located in the Desulfatitalea tepidiphila genome:
- a CDS encoding PASTA domain-containing protein: protein MKRNLKRWSKRLVLSAIGLLASVMAASATTNDFKYLRVPEHYDDGKDNIEHFVDLMEGCGPTFNAAEPMGEKMIAHLGKLSINQRVKLLQNLGLNQKQAHAIASNLGKNIKDLTKKLGRLDQTATLSEAAGALSGGDIVGAGQAGTNSLFSGAAAAGGAWLGAKTGAAVGALAGPAGAAVGCSVGAVGGAVLSSYLYDWQGRPIVDDVAQIVSDDISTKEEQTEKFRRRVRVDIATVYPNGVIVSPENPLPPPSEIHRQAQEIRRQRQNDRVNRLAGIDECPHDPQKTKPGICGCGLADIDTDGDLVPDCIDECPHNPKRYETGPNGCGNKATVPAVIGKKLDQAVSEIAAAELAPAVSGGDPAPEKNRAFTIQSQSPPAGDQVDVGSPVRIRVHSDYKPTVPNVIGMKAQDAAAAITAAGFEPIVIQDATAPRADLNGRVQAQSPPQGQKVTLTVYKDFKNTTATVDDCTALLDRFLAAMSAEDETRAREVLSHSQNCSFYAEGSAQVKKMVCLKNAAAFLEAMKQGNHTLARALLAASGDCDFHDRYAMKLDCDENLNQMSAALQVNDISRYRALLDLSRNCGYYASLSAALQDAERQAAEQRQRNEQLAHTLGQVLGGVLREMASGSGAGSGTGSGTASGSSRRGQPSGPPVIKHGTCNDVRKAGANQPERHIMDLGSGSGMFVFEYETYTEEDQIIVSQGGSTLFNSGCVGTNGRKSVRLKKGFRSEVTVDVRPNCADGTNTQWEFIVHCPN from the coding sequence ATGAAGCGAAATCTTAAGAGGTGGTCCAAGCGCCTGGTTCTATCCGCTATCGGGCTGCTGGCCTCCGTAATGGCCGCCTCGGCCACCACGAATGATTTTAAATATCTGAGAGTTCCAGAACACTATGACGACGGAAAGGATAACATCGAGCATTTTGTTGACTTGATGGAGGGGTGCGGGCCGACTTTCAACGCAGCCGAGCCGATGGGCGAAAAAATGATTGCTCATTTAGGCAAACTGTCGATCAACCAGCGGGTCAAGCTGCTGCAAAACCTGGGATTGAACCAGAAACAGGCCCACGCCATTGCCTCCAACTTAGGTAAAAACATCAAAGACCTCACCAAAAAGCTGGGCAGGCTGGACCAGACGGCCACATTGTCCGAAGCCGCCGGCGCCCTCTCGGGCGGGGATATCGTGGGTGCCGGTCAGGCGGGCACCAATAGTCTATTTTCAGGCGCAGCGGCGGCAGGCGGCGCCTGGCTGGGGGCCAAAACCGGGGCGGCCGTCGGCGCCCTGGCCGGTCCGGCAGGAGCTGCCGTGGGCTGCAGCGTGGGAGCCGTTGGCGGCGCCGTGTTGAGCTCCTATCTCTATGACTGGCAGGGCAGGCCGATCGTCGACGATGTGGCTCAAATTGTTTCTGACGACATCAGCACCAAAGAGGAACAAACCGAAAAATTCAGGCGGCGTGTCCGCGTGGATATCGCGACGGTCTATCCCAACGGTGTGATCGTATCACCGGAGAACCCCCTGCCCCCACCCAGCGAAATTCACCGCCAGGCCCAGGAGATTCGCCGGCAGCGCCAAAATGACAGGGTAAACCGCCTCGCCGGCATCGACGAATGCCCGCACGACCCGCAAAAGACCAAGCCGGGCATCTGCGGTTGCGGCCTGGCGGACATCGACACCGACGGCGATCTGGTCCCGGACTGCATCGACGAGTGTCCCCATAACCCCAAGCGATATGAAACGGGCCCCAACGGCTGCGGCAACAAAGCGACGGTGCCCGCTGTCATCGGCAAAAAGTTAGATCAGGCGGTATCCGAAATCGCCGCGGCCGAATTGGCCCCTGCGGTCAGCGGCGGCGACCCGGCACCCGAAAAGAACCGGGCCTTCACCATCCAGTCCCAGAGCCCACCGGCCGGCGACCAGGTCGACGTCGGATCGCCGGTGCGCATCCGGGTGCACAGCGACTATAAACCGACCGTTCCCAATGTCATCGGCATGAAGGCTCAGGATGCAGCGGCGGCCATAACGGCGGCGGGCTTCGAACCGATTGTGATCCAAGACGCAACCGCGCCACGGGCCGACCTGAACGGCCGAGTCCAGGCTCAATCGCCGCCCCAAGGCCAAAAAGTCACCCTCACCGTATACAAGGACTTCAAGAATACAACAGCGACCGTCGACGATTGCACGGCGCTGCTCGATCGCTTTCTGGCGGCCATGTCGGCAGAGGATGAAACCCGGGCCAGGGAGGTTCTTTCCCATAGTCAAAACTGCAGTTTTTACGCCGAGGGATCGGCACAGGTGAAAAAGATGGTGTGCCTGAAAAACGCTGCGGCATTCCTGGAGGCAATGAAACAAGGCAACCACACGCTCGCGCGTGCACTCCTGGCAGCCAGCGGCGACTGCGACTTTCACGACCGATATGCCATGAAACTTGACTGCGACGAAAACCTCAACCAAATGTCGGCCGCATTGCAGGTCAACGACATCTCCCGCTACCGCGCGCTTCTGGATCTCAGCCGCAACTGCGGCTATTATGCCTCCCTGTCCGCGGCGCTGCAGGATGCAGAGCGCCAGGCCGCCGAGCAGCGCCAGCGCAACGAACAGCTGGCCCATACCCTCGGCCAGGTGCTTGGGGGCGTGCTGCGCGAAATGGCGTCGGGGTCAGGGGCTGGATCGGGGACGGGAAGCGGCACGGCTTCCGGCAGTTCGCGAAGAGGCCAGCCATCTGGACCGCCGGTGATCAAGCACGGCACCTGCAACGATGTGCGCAAGGCTGGAGCCAATCAGCCCGAACGCCACATCATGGATTTGGGTAGCGGGAGCGGTATGTTCGTATTCGAATACGAAACCTATACCGAAGAAGACCAGATCATCGTCTCGCAGGGCGGCAGCACCCTGTTCAACAGCGGCTGCGTGGGAACCAACGGACGAAAATCGGTCAGACTCAAAAAAGGCTTCCGTTCCGAGGTGACCGTGGATGTTCGCCCCAACTGCGCCGATGGGACCAATACGCAGTGGGAATTCATCGTGCATTGTCCCAATTGA